The Dehalogenimonas sp. 4OHTPN genome window below encodes:
- a CDS encoding acyl-CoA dehydratase activase: protein MGVYLGLDAGSISTKAAVLSPDGKFFASAYKPTAGDPLAASELVLAEVKSKIEGEIFGLAVTGSARELVGQMLDATIIKNEITCQALAAAHLVPDARTVIEIGGQDSKFIVLKDGLVQDFAMNTVCAAGTGSFLEHQARRLGLSIEEFAAKALESTSPIKVAGRCTVFAESDLIHAQQTGASVSDIIYGLCLALARNFLADAGRNRNIEPPVIFQGGVAKNAGMVRAFRERLGCKMVVPGMPEISGALGAALLLKRQLEHNMNRS from the coding sequence ATGGGTGTCTATCTGGGACTCGATGCCGGCTCCATCTCCACCAAAGCCGCCGTCCTTTCGCCTGATGGTAAATTCTTCGCTTCGGCGTACAAACCCACGGCCGGCGACCCGCTGGCGGCTTCCGAACTGGTCCTCGCCGAGGTGAAATCAAAGATCGAGGGTGAGATTTTCGGTCTGGCCGTCACCGGCAGTGCCCGCGAGTTGGTCGGTCAAATGCTGGACGCGACCATCATCAAGAACGAAATCACCTGCCAGGCGCTGGCCGCCGCCCACCTGGTGCCGGACGCCCGTACCGTCATCGAAATCGGCGGCCAGGACTCCAAGTTCATCGTCTTGAAAGATGGATTGGTGCAGGACTTCGCCATGAACACCGTCTGCGCCGCGGGCACCGGCAGCTTTTTGGAACACCAGGCGCGGCGGTTGGGGCTGTCCATTGAAGAATTCGCCGCCAAAGCGCTGGAAAGCACGTCGCCGATCAAGGTTGCCGGCCGCTGCACCGTCTTCGCCGAGTCCGACCTGATTCACGCGCAGCAGACCGGAGCGTCGGTCTCCGATATCATCTACGGGCTATGCCTGGCCCTGGCACGAAATTTCCTGGCCGATGCCGGCCGCAACCGGAATATCGAACCGCCTGTCATTTTTCAGGGGGGAGTGGCCAAGAACGCCGGCATGGTACGGGCTTTTCGTGAACGGCTGGGCTGTAAGATGGTCGTGCCGGGGATGCCGGAGATATCCGGCGCGTTGGGGGCTGCCTTGCTCTTAAAGCGGCAGTTGGAGCATAATATGAACCGGTCTTGA
- the plsX gene encoding phosphate acyltransferase PlsX, with translation MRIAVDASGGDFAPYEIVKGVIKAAQELKDKGIEIILVGKRPVLHVQAGRHLKKLNISIAHAPQTIEFNEHPVEALRNKPKSSIAVGTMMVKEGKADAFVSAGSTGAMLCAAYLLLGKIEGIERPALASIIKLVPHAPALLLDAGANSDCRPQHLVEFARLGNIYAKNVIGIETPRIALMSVGEEETKGNKLVIETHQLLKTTPGLKFIGNVEGHDLVRHRADVIVTDGFTGNVLIKAFEGLGDSIIKIRQVSQAVNSASHLRGRALLADVGIGHMVKGMDFREVGGACLLGVKGTIIVSHGRSRAKAIKNAILMAKRTVEQRIPQLIAEEVKDNVSAVTV, from the coding sequence ATGCGGATAGCTGTAGATGCCTCCGGTGGTGATTTTGCCCCGTACGAAATAGTCAAAGGTGTCATCAAGGCTGCCCAGGAACTTAAAGATAAGGGTATCGAGATTATTCTGGTCGGCAAGCGCCCGGTATTGCATGTCCAGGCCGGGAGGCACCTCAAGAAGCTGAATATTTCCATCGCGCATGCTCCACAGACTATCGAGTTCAACGAGCATCCGGTTGAAGCCTTGAGGAACAAGCCCAAATCTTCCATCGCGGTGGGTACCATGATGGTTAAAGAGGGAAAGGCTGACGCTTTTGTCTCGGCCGGTTCCACCGGCGCGATGTTATGTGCCGCCTACTTGCTGCTCGGTAAAATCGAGGGTATCGAACGGCCCGCCCTAGCCAGCATCATCAAATTGGTACCCCACGCCCCCGCGTTGCTGCTGGACGCCGGAGCCAACTCGGACTGCCGCCCACAGCATCTTGTAGAATTTGCCCGGCTGGGTAATATCTATGCCAAAAACGTCATCGGCATCGAAACCCCGCGCATTGCCCTGATGAGCGTCGGAGAGGAAGAAACCAAAGGCAACAAACTGGTCATCGAGACCCATCAGCTGCTGAAAACGACCCCAGGATTAAAATTCATCGGCAACGTAGAAGGTCACGACCTGGTACGCCACCGGGCCGACGTCATCGTTACCGACGGCTTTACCGGCAACGTCCTGATCAAAGCCTTCGAAGGTCTGGGCGATTCCATCATCAAGATACGCCAGGTCAGCCAGGCGGTAAACTCGGCTTCTCACCTTCGCGGCAGAGCTCTGCTGGCTGATGTCGGCATCGGCCATATGGTCAAAGGCATGGACTTCCGTGAGGTCGGCGGCGCCTGCCTGCTCGGAGTCAAAGGAACAATTATCGTTTCCCACGGCCGTTCACGGGCTAAGGCAATCAAGAACGCCATCCTGATGGCCAAAAGGACGGTGGAACAGCGTATACCCCAGCTTATCGCCGAGGAGGTCAAGGATAATGTCAGCGCCGTCACGGTATGA
- the trxB gene encoding thioredoxin-disulfide reductase, whose amino-acid sequence MSAPSRYDVIIIGGGPAGLSAGLYTARAKLKTLIIEGSAIGGRMAEAWEIENYPGFTEAVHGYDLGQKMYEQATRFGAEHAQTSVTGIRVDGREKIVTTPIGDYAAPAVIIAGGSERRKLGVPGETELTGRGVSFCATCDGPFFREKVVAVVGGGNAALNEATHISHFASKVYVIHRRDSMRATKVLQEKAFSDPKIEFIWNTEVTAIEGKDSVERLKLKNVQTGAESALPAQGVFIAVGLIPNTGYLQNIISIDQYGAVITNDKMETNVPGIYAAGDVRANSVRQVVTAAGDGATAALYAQKFISESAKP is encoded by the coding sequence ATGTCAGCGCCGTCACGGTATGACGTCATTATTATCGGCGGCGGACCGGCCGGGCTTTCAGCCGGTCTCTACACCGCCAGGGCCAAACTCAAGACACTGATCATTGAGGGTTCGGCCATAGGCGGGCGCATGGCGGAAGCTTGGGAGATTGAAAACTATCCCGGCTTCACCGAGGCTGTCCACGGATACGATCTGGGCCAGAAAATGTACGAGCAGGCCACCAGATTCGGCGCCGAGCACGCTCAAACCAGCGTTACTGGCATACGGGTTGACGGCAGAGAAAAGATCGTCACCACACCCATCGGGGATTATGCCGCCCCGGCCGTCATCATCGCCGGCGGTTCCGAGCGAAGAAAGCTGGGCGTCCCGGGGGAAACCGAGTTAACCGGCAGGGGTGTTTCCTTTTGCGCAACCTGCGATGGGCCGTTCTTCCGCGAGAAAGTAGTGGCGGTGGTCGGCGGCGGCAACGCCGCTCTGAATGAGGCGACCCATATATCCCATTTTGCCTCAAAGGTTTACGTCATTCACCGGCGGGACTCCATGCGAGCCACCAAGGTGCTTCAGGAAAAAGCCTTCTCCGATCCTAAAATCGAGTTTATCTGGAACACCGAAGTTACAGCCATCGAAGGGAAGGATTCGGTTGAACGGCTCAAACTGAAAAACGTCCAGACCGGGGCTGAATCAGCTCTGCCCGCCCAAGGCGTGTTCATCGCCGTCGGCCTGATTCCCAACACGGGTTACCTTCAGAACATCATCAGCATCGACCAGTACGGCGCCGTGATCACCAACGATAAAATGGAGACCAACGTCCCCGGGATTTATGCCGCCGGCGACGTCAGAGCTAACTCCGTCCGCCAGGTGGTCACCGCAGCCGGCGACGGAGCGACGGCTGCCCTCTACGCCCAGAAATTTATTTCTGAAAGCGCTAAACCCTGA
- the rplI gene encoding 50S ribosomal protein L9, translated as MRVVLLKDVPNIGKTGQIKDVPDGYARNYLLKTGLAAAATHEARSSTQAKLDAEQKKQARIEAELAAAAKLLDGLQVVVVGKTGAGDRLYGSVTSADIATAVQRAAGYELDKRKIELAEPIRSLGDYMVTVKLTGALTPVLKVKVVPQGS; from the coding sequence ATGAGAGTAGTTCTCCTTAAAGACGTGCCGAATATCGGGAAAACCGGCCAGATTAAAGATGTGCCGGACGGCTATGCCCGAAACTACCTGTTGAAAACCGGGTTGGCTGCTGCCGCCACCCACGAAGCCAGATCTTCGACTCAAGCCAAACTGGATGCTGAGCAGAAGAAACAGGCCAGGATTGAAGCCGAGCTCGCCGCCGCCGCTAAACTGCTTGACGGCCTGCAGGTGGTCGTAGTCGGAAAAACGGGAGCCGGGGACAGGCTCTACGGATCGGTCACCTCGGCGGATATCGCCACAGCGGTACAACGGGCGGCCGGATATGAACTTGACAAGCGTAAGATTGAATTGGCTGAGCCCATCCGCTCCCTGGGCGACTATATGGTGACTGTGAAACTTACCGGGGCGCTGACCCCGGTGCTCAAAGTTAAAGTTGTT